From Phycodurus eques isolate BA_2022a chromosome 1, UOR_Pequ_1.1, whole genome shotgun sequence, one genomic window encodes:
- the hecw2b gene encoding E3 ubiquitin-protein ligase HECW2 isoform X2 yields the protein MAHSEARLCGNWRRGPTSWTVGTEGQTEGQSGAELCRKLVSFTLSDIRAVSLKKGMFFNPDPYLKMSIQPGKRTGLPKFTHHGQERRTSIIANTTNPVWHGEKYTFVALMSDVMEIEVKDKFAKSRPIIKRFLGQLTVPMQRLLEGPTADQHPTSYSLCRRLPTDHVSGQLQFRVDITSTGHEDVTGTILGSTVNSDPGSPSDDEDLPHPSLSSHIACGASLTGSDESPLFVNGACYYGNSSTWQEDTNQVAAGGHTHRQVSLNDYLDAIEASGSPAEQLPAGPSPRLRSSFPTDTRLNAMLHIDSDEDDESVGQRGKQQETRLQRTTDVDISGGNEGSRCEHTGTESSPVSESAQAEGSGSAAKLQTDEGTQMIVIADGAGASARVGDEMEASGSPRASQIESSSDCMCNEQSSRMNTNQDTACSSSYSCGPLSPIQEVETRAEVAPRAEEEGAELSCSNSLATTAMTTGSDIGTFDAEAVGPDVQGEEEGEEDEQGEVWKRRSVRATELAAQNQVACRAREGLSTTFTERESGATAQVNGHVSVQTLPSVRHDISRYQRVDEPLPPNWEARIDSHGRIFYVDHVNRTTTWQRPTAPAAQQTLQRSSSIQQMEQLNRRYQSIRRTITNDSRAEEVPSNEQPADDTDLHPSFPELRRDSSAAQSSSRSRLYLLLQSPSSRFLTSPDFFTVLHSNPSAYRMFTTNTCLKHMISKVRRDTHHYERYQHNRDLVAFLNMFANKQLELPRGWEMKHDHTGKPFFVDHNSRATTFIDPRLPLQSCRPPSLLTHRQHLTRQRSHSAGEVSPRRLMGEESRHAGPPILPRPSSTFTSASRGQGADAVPVAYNDKIVAFLRQPNIFEILQERQPDFHRNHSLREKVQLIRTDGASGLARLSGDADLVILLSLFEEEVMSYVPPHALLYPSYCQSPRGSPVSSPQNSPGTQRANARAPAPYKRDFEAKLRNFYRKLETKGYGQGPAKLKLLIRRDHLLEDAFNQITCYSRKDLQRSKLYVSFVGEEGLDYSGPSREFFFLVSRELFNPYYGLFEYSANDTYTVQISPMSAFVDNHHEWFRFSGRILGLALIHQYLLDAFFTRPFYKGLLRIPCDLSDLEYLDEEFHQSLQWMKDNDIEDMLDLTFTVNEEVFGQITERELKTGGANIPVTEKNKKEYIERMVKWRIERGVVQQTESLVRGFYEVVDARSVSVFDARELELVMAGTAEIDLSDWRNNTEYRGGYHDNHIVIRWFWAAVERFNNEQKLRLLQFVTGTSSIPYEGFASLRGSNGPRRFCVEKWGKATSLPRAHTCFNRLDLPPYPSFSVLYEKMQTAVEETSTFGLE from the exons ATGGCACACAGCGAGGCCAGATTGTGTGGAAACTGGAGGCGGGGCCCTACTTCATGGACT GTGGGCACTGAGGGTCAAACTGAGGGCCAATCGGGGGCGGAGCTCTGTCGCAAACTGGTCAGCTTCACCCTATCAG ACATCCGGGCGGTGAGCCTGAAGAAGGGCATGTTCTTCAACCCGGACCCTTACCTGAAGATGTCCATCCAGCCAGGGAAGAGGACCGGCCTCCCTAAGTTCACCCACCACGGCCAGGAGAGGCGAACCTCTATTATCGCCAATACCACCAACCCTGTGTGGCACGGAGAG AAATACACCTTTGTGGCCCTGATGAGTGACGTGATGGAGATTGAAGTGAAAGATAAATTTGCCAAGAGCCGTCCAATCATCAAGCGCTTTCTGGGCCAGCTGACCGTACCCATGCAGAGACTTCTGGAGGGTCCCACAGCGGA CCAACACCCGACTAGCTACAGCTTGTGTCGCCGCCTCCCGACAGATCACGTTAGTGGGCAGCTGCAGTTCAGGGTGGACATCACCTCCACTGGACATGAAG ATGTAACAGGAACAATCTTGGGCAGCACCGTGAACAGTGACCCTGGGAGTCCCTCTGACGATGAAGACCTCCCGCACCCTTCCTTGTCTTCTCACATCGCATGCGGCGCTTCCCTCACAGGCTCAGACGAAAGCCCCCTGTTCGTCAACGGTGCTTGTTACTATGGCAACAGCAGCACATGGCAGGAGGATACTAACCAGGTGGCTGCGGGCGGACACACCCACAGGCAGGTGTCCCTTAATGACTACTTGGACGCCATTGAGGCCTCTGGGAGCCCCGCGGAGCAACTTCCAGCAGGGCCATCGCCAAGACTCCGCTCCAGCTTTCCAACGGACACACGCCTCAATGCAATGCTCCACATAGACTCCGACGAGGACGACGAGAGTGTGGGGCAGCGCGGTAAACAGCAGGAGACAAGGTTGCAGAGGACAACAGACGTCGACATTTCCGGTGGGAACGAGGGCTCCAGATGTGAGCACACCGGAACAGAAAGCTCTCCTGTCTCTGAGTCAGCTCAGGCCGAAGGTTCAGGTAGTGCGGCAAAGCTGCAAACGGATGAGGGGACGCAGATGATCGTCATTGCAGATGGTGCTGGAGCATCAGCACGTGTTGGTGATGAAATGGAAGCCAGTGGATCTCCTCGGGCTTCACAAATAGAGTCTTCAAGCGATTGCATGTGCAACGAGCAAAGTTCAAGGATGAACACCAACCAGGACACAGCCTGCAGTTCTTCATATAGCTGCGGCCCACTTTCACCCATTCAG GAGGTGGAGACGAGGGCGGAAGTGGCTCCTAGGGCAGAGGAGGAAGGGGCGGAGTTATCATGCAGCAACAGCTTGGCGACTACTGCTATGACGACTGGTAGCGACATTGGAACCTTTGATGCAG AGGCTGTCGGCCCAGATGTAcagggagaggaggagggggaggaggatgAGCAAGGAGAGGTGTGGAAGAGACGCTCTGTGCGGGCCACCGAACTCGCAGCCCAGAACCAGGTGGCGTGCAGGGCCAGAGAGGGACTGAGCACGACGTTCACTGAGAGGGAGTCCG GGGCCACAGCTCAGGTCAATGGCCACGTGTCTGTTCAGACGCTGCCGTCTGTACGCCATGACATCAGTCGCTACCAAAGAGTGGACGAGCCCCTCCCGCCGA ACTGGGAGGCGCGGATAGACAGCCACGGGAGGATCTTTTACGTGGACCACGTGAACAGAACCACCACCTGGCAACGGCCCACTGCCCCAGCTGCGCAGCAGACACTCCAGAGGTCCAGCTCCATCCAACAGATGGAGCAGCTGAACCGTAG GTATCAGAGCATCCGGCGGACGATAACCAATGACAGCAGAGCAGAGGAGGTGCCatccaatgagcagccagccgACGACACCGATCTCCACCCTTCCTTTCCAG AGCTGCGTCGAGACAGCAGTGCAGCCCAGTCCAGCTCCAGATCCCGCCTGTACCTGTTGCTCCAGTCTCCCAGCTCCAGGTTCCTCACCAGCCCCGACTTCTTCACTGTGCTGCATTCTAACCCT AGTGCCTACCGCATGTTCACCACCAACACATGCTTGAAACACATGATCAGTAAGGTGCGCCGGGACACGCACCACTATGAGCGCTACCAGCACAACAGGGACCTGGTGGCCTTCCTCAACATGTTTGCCAACAAACAGCTGGAATTGCCTCGAGGCTGGGAGATGAAGCACGACCACACCGGAAAG CCTTTCTTTGTGGACCACAATAGTCGAGCGACCACCTTCATTGACCCTCGGCTGCCCCTGCAGAGCTGTCGACCGCCGAGCCTCTTGACTCACCGCCAACACCTGACCCGCCAACGCAGCCATAGCGCTGGTGAAGTCAGCCCACGACGCCTC ATGGGCGAAGAGTCCCGTCATGCCGGGCCACCCATCTTGCCGAGGCCCTCGAGCACCTTCACATCTGCCAGCAGGGGCCAGGGTGCAGATGCTGTGCCAGTAG CGTACAATGACAAgattgtggcttttctccggcaACCCAACATCTTTGAAATTTTACAGGAGAGGCAGCCAGATTTCCACCGGAACCATTCACTCAG GGAGAAGGTCCAGCTGATACGTACAGATGGAGCATCAGGATTGGCGCGGCTGTCAGGAGACGCCGACCTTGTTATTTTGCTAAG TCTATTTGAGGAGGAAGTCATGTCCTATGTGCCTCCTCATGCCTTACTATACCCCAGCTACTGCCAGTCACCTCGAGGCTCTCCTGTCTCCTCCCCACAAAACTCACCCG GTACTCAGAGAGCAAATGCCAGAGCTCCAGCACCCTATAAGAGAGACTTTGAAGCCAAACTACGCAACTTCTACAGAAAGCTGGAGACCAAAGGTTACGGCCAAGGACCAGCAAAGCTCAA GTTACTCATCCGCCGTGACCACCTGCTGGAAGATGCCTTCAATCAGATTACTTGCTACTCCCGCAAAGATCTACAGCGCAGCAAGCTGTATGTCAGCTTTGTAGGCGAGGAGGG GTTGGACTATAGTGGACCTTCCCGAGAATTCTTCTTCCTGGTCTCAAGAGAACTGTTCAATCCTTACTATGGTCTCTTTGAATATTCTGCCAATGACACATACACAGTCCAGATCAGCCCCATGTCGGCCTTTGTGGACAATCACCATGAGTG GTTTCGCTTCAGTGGTCGCATCCTGGGCTTGGCTCTGATCCACCAGTACCTTCTGGATGCCTTCTTCACCAGACCCTTCTATAAAGGATTACTGCGCAT TCCATGCGATCTGAGCGACCTGGAGTATCTGGATGAGGAGTTTCATCAGTCCCTTCAGTGGATGAAGGACAACGACATTGAGGACATGCTGGACCTCACCTTCACTGTCAATGAAGAAGTGTTTGGACAG ATAACAGAGCGGGAGCTGAAGACTGGTGGAGCCAACATCCCCGTGACGGAGAAAAACAAGAAGGAGTACATCGAACGGATGGTGAAGTGGAGGATCGAGCGTGGTGTTGTGCAGCAGACGGAAAGCCTGGTCAGAGGCTTTTATGAG GTGGTGGATGCACGGTCTGTGTCAGTGTTTGATGCCAGGGAGCTGGAGCTGGTGATGGCGGGCACAGCAGAGATCGACTTGTCCGACTGGAGGAACAACACGGAGTACAGAGGAG GTTATCATGACAACCACATAGTGATCCGTTGGTTCTGGGCCGCAGTCGAGAGATTTAACAATGAGCAAAAACTTCGGCTCCTGCAG TTTGTGACCGGGACATCCAGTATTCCCTACGAGGGCTTTGCGTCTCTGCGAGGAAGCAATGGACCTCGGCGATTCTGTGTGGAAAAGTGGGGCAAGGCAACATCTCTTCCCAG
- the hecw2b gene encoding E3 ubiquitin-protein ligase HECW2 isoform X3, with the protein MFFNPDPYLKMSIQPGKRTGLPKFTHHGQERRTSIIANTTNPVWHGEKYTFVALMSDVMEIEVKDKFAKSRPIIKRFLGQLTVPMQRLLEGPTADQHPTSYSLCRRLPTDHVSGQLQFRVDITSTGHEDVTGTILGSTVNSDPGSPSDDEDLPHPSLSSHIACGASLTGSDESPLFVNGACYYGNSSTWQEDTNQVAAGGHTHRQVSLNDYLDAIEASGSPAEQLPAGPSPRLRSSFPTDTRLNAMLHIDSDEDDESVGQRGKQQETRLQRTTDVDISGGNEGSRCEHTGTESSPVSESAQAEGSGSAAKLQTDEGTQMIVIADGAGASARVGDEMEASGSPRASQIESSSDCMCNEQSSRMNTNQDTACSSSYSCGPLSPIQEVETRAEVAPRAEEEGAELSCSNSLATTAMTTGSDIGTFDAEAVGPDVQGEEEGEEDEQGEVWKRRSVRATELAAQNQVACRAREGLSTTFTERESGATAQVNGHVSVQTLPSVRHDISRYQRVDEPLPPNWEARIDSHGRIFYVDHVNRTTTWQRPTAPAAQQTLQRSSSIQQMEQLNRRYQSIRRTITNDSRAEEVPSNEQPADDTDLHPSFPELRRDSSAAQSSSRSRLYLLLQSPSSRFLTSPDFFTVLHSNPSAYRMFTTNTCLKHMISKVRRDTHHYERYQHNRDLVAFLNMFANKQLELPRGWEMKHDHTGKPFFVDHNSRATTFIDPRLPLQSCRPPSLLTHRQHLTRQRSHSAGEVSPRRLMGEESRHAGPPILPRPSSTFTSASRGQGADAVPVAYNDKIVAFLRQPNIFEILQERQPDFHRNHSLREKVQLIRTDGASGLARLSGDADLVILLSLFEEEVMSYVPPHALLYPSYCQSPRGSPVSSPQNSPGTQRANARAPAPYKRDFEAKLRNFYRKLETKGYGQGPAKLKLLIRRDHLLEDAFNQITCYSRKDLQRSKLYVSFVGEEGLDYSGPSREFFFLVSRELFNPYYGLFEYSANDTYTVQISPMSAFVDNHHEWFRFSGRILGLALIHQYLLDAFFTRPFYKGLLRIPCDLSDLEYLDEEFHQSLQWMKDNDIEDMLDLTFTVNEEVFGQITERELKTGGANIPVTEKNKKEYIERMVKWRIERGVVQQTESLVRGFYEVVDARSVSVFDARELELVMAGTAEIDLSDWRNNTEYRGGYHDNHIVIRWFWAAVERFNNEQKLRLLQFVTGTSSIPYEGFASLRGSNGPRRFCVEKWGKATSLPRAHTCFNRLDLPPYPSFSVLYEKMQTAVEETSTFGLE; encoded by the exons ATGTTCTTCAACCCGGACCCTTACCTGAAGATGTCCATCCAGCCAGGGAAGAGGACCGGCCTCCCTAAGTTCACCCACCACGGCCAGGAGAGGCGAACCTCTATTATCGCCAATACCACCAACCCTGTGTGGCACGGAGAG AAATACACCTTTGTGGCCCTGATGAGTGACGTGATGGAGATTGAAGTGAAAGATAAATTTGCCAAGAGCCGTCCAATCATCAAGCGCTTTCTGGGCCAGCTGACCGTACCCATGCAGAGACTTCTGGAGGGTCCCACAGCGGA CCAACACCCGACTAGCTACAGCTTGTGTCGCCGCCTCCCGACAGATCACGTTAGTGGGCAGCTGCAGTTCAGGGTGGACATCACCTCCACTGGACATGAAG ATGTAACAGGAACAATCTTGGGCAGCACCGTGAACAGTGACCCTGGGAGTCCCTCTGACGATGAAGACCTCCCGCACCCTTCCTTGTCTTCTCACATCGCATGCGGCGCTTCCCTCACAGGCTCAGACGAAAGCCCCCTGTTCGTCAACGGTGCTTGTTACTATGGCAACAGCAGCACATGGCAGGAGGATACTAACCAGGTGGCTGCGGGCGGACACACCCACAGGCAGGTGTCCCTTAATGACTACTTGGACGCCATTGAGGCCTCTGGGAGCCCCGCGGAGCAACTTCCAGCAGGGCCATCGCCAAGACTCCGCTCCAGCTTTCCAACGGACACACGCCTCAATGCAATGCTCCACATAGACTCCGACGAGGACGACGAGAGTGTGGGGCAGCGCGGTAAACAGCAGGAGACAAGGTTGCAGAGGACAACAGACGTCGACATTTCCGGTGGGAACGAGGGCTCCAGATGTGAGCACACCGGAACAGAAAGCTCTCCTGTCTCTGAGTCAGCTCAGGCCGAAGGTTCAGGTAGTGCGGCAAAGCTGCAAACGGATGAGGGGACGCAGATGATCGTCATTGCAGATGGTGCTGGAGCATCAGCACGTGTTGGTGATGAAATGGAAGCCAGTGGATCTCCTCGGGCTTCACAAATAGAGTCTTCAAGCGATTGCATGTGCAACGAGCAAAGTTCAAGGATGAACACCAACCAGGACACAGCCTGCAGTTCTTCATATAGCTGCGGCCCACTTTCACCCATTCAG GAGGTGGAGACGAGGGCGGAAGTGGCTCCTAGGGCAGAGGAGGAAGGGGCGGAGTTATCATGCAGCAACAGCTTGGCGACTACTGCTATGACGACTGGTAGCGACATTGGAACCTTTGATGCAG AGGCTGTCGGCCCAGATGTAcagggagaggaggagggggaggaggatgAGCAAGGAGAGGTGTGGAAGAGACGCTCTGTGCGGGCCACCGAACTCGCAGCCCAGAACCAGGTGGCGTGCAGGGCCAGAGAGGGACTGAGCACGACGTTCACTGAGAGGGAGTCCG GGGCCACAGCTCAGGTCAATGGCCACGTGTCTGTTCAGACGCTGCCGTCTGTACGCCATGACATCAGTCGCTACCAAAGAGTGGACGAGCCCCTCCCGCCGA ACTGGGAGGCGCGGATAGACAGCCACGGGAGGATCTTTTACGTGGACCACGTGAACAGAACCACCACCTGGCAACGGCCCACTGCCCCAGCTGCGCAGCAGACACTCCAGAGGTCCAGCTCCATCCAACAGATGGAGCAGCTGAACCGTAG GTATCAGAGCATCCGGCGGACGATAACCAATGACAGCAGAGCAGAGGAGGTGCCatccaatgagcagccagccgACGACACCGATCTCCACCCTTCCTTTCCAG AGCTGCGTCGAGACAGCAGTGCAGCCCAGTCCAGCTCCAGATCCCGCCTGTACCTGTTGCTCCAGTCTCCCAGCTCCAGGTTCCTCACCAGCCCCGACTTCTTCACTGTGCTGCATTCTAACCCT AGTGCCTACCGCATGTTCACCACCAACACATGCTTGAAACACATGATCAGTAAGGTGCGCCGGGACACGCACCACTATGAGCGCTACCAGCACAACAGGGACCTGGTGGCCTTCCTCAACATGTTTGCCAACAAACAGCTGGAATTGCCTCGAGGCTGGGAGATGAAGCACGACCACACCGGAAAG CCTTTCTTTGTGGACCACAATAGTCGAGCGACCACCTTCATTGACCCTCGGCTGCCCCTGCAGAGCTGTCGACCGCCGAGCCTCTTGACTCACCGCCAACACCTGACCCGCCAACGCAGCCATAGCGCTGGTGAAGTCAGCCCACGACGCCTC ATGGGCGAAGAGTCCCGTCATGCCGGGCCACCCATCTTGCCGAGGCCCTCGAGCACCTTCACATCTGCCAGCAGGGGCCAGGGTGCAGATGCTGTGCCAGTAG CGTACAATGACAAgattgtggcttttctccggcaACCCAACATCTTTGAAATTTTACAGGAGAGGCAGCCAGATTTCCACCGGAACCATTCACTCAG GGAGAAGGTCCAGCTGATACGTACAGATGGAGCATCAGGATTGGCGCGGCTGTCAGGAGACGCCGACCTTGTTATTTTGCTAAG TCTATTTGAGGAGGAAGTCATGTCCTATGTGCCTCCTCATGCCTTACTATACCCCAGCTACTGCCAGTCACCTCGAGGCTCTCCTGTCTCCTCCCCACAAAACTCACCCG GTACTCAGAGAGCAAATGCCAGAGCTCCAGCACCCTATAAGAGAGACTTTGAAGCCAAACTACGCAACTTCTACAGAAAGCTGGAGACCAAAGGTTACGGCCAAGGACCAGCAAAGCTCAA GTTACTCATCCGCCGTGACCACCTGCTGGAAGATGCCTTCAATCAGATTACTTGCTACTCCCGCAAAGATCTACAGCGCAGCAAGCTGTATGTCAGCTTTGTAGGCGAGGAGGG GTTGGACTATAGTGGACCTTCCCGAGAATTCTTCTTCCTGGTCTCAAGAGAACTGTTCAATCCTTACTATGGTCTCTTTGAATATTCTGCCAATGACACATACACAGTCCAGATCAGCCCCATGTCGGCCTTTGTGGACAATCACCATGAGTG GTTTCGCTTCAGTGGTCGCATCCTGGGCTTGGCTCTGATCCACCAGTACCTTCTGGATGCCTTCTTCACCAGACCCTTCTATAAAGGATTACTGCGCAT TCCATGCGATCTGAGCGACCTGGAGTATCTGGATGAGGAGTTTCATCAGTCCCTTCAGTGGATGAAGGACAACGACATTGAGGACATGCTGGACCTCACCTTCACTGTCAATGAAGAAGTGTTTGGACAG ATAACAGAGCGGGAGCTGAAGACTGGTGGAGCCAACATCCCCGTGACGGAGAAAAACAAGAAGGAGTACATCGAACGGATGGTGAAGTGGAGGATCGAGCGTGGTGTTGTGCAGCAGACGGAAAGCCTGGTCAGAGGCTTTTATGAG GTGGTGGATGCACGGTCTGTGTCAGTGTTTGATGCCAGGGAGCTGGAGCTGGTGATGGCGGGCACAGCAGAGATCGACTTGTCCGACTGGAGGAACAACACGGAGTACAGAGGAG GTTATCATGACAACCACATAGTGATCCGTTGGTTCTGGGCCGCAGTCGAGAGATTTAACAATGAGCAAAAACTTCGGCTCCTGCAG TTTGTGACCGGGACATCCAGTATTCCCTACGAGGGCTTTGCGTCTCTGCGAGGAAGCAATGGACCTCGGCGATTCTGTGTGGAAAAGTGGGGCAAGGCAACATCTCTTCCCAG